Below is a genomic region from Kribbella qitaiheensis.
GGGTCGAGGTCGCCTGCCCGAAGTGTGGTGGACCCGCCGAGCGGGACACCGACACGATGGACACCTTCGTCGACTCGTCCTGGTACTTCCTGCGGTACACGTCGCCGGAGTACACGGATGGGCCGTTCGATCGCGCCGCCGCGGATCGCTGGATGCCGACGTACCAGTACGTCGGTGGCAAGGAGCACGCGGTCCTGCACCTGCTGTACGCGCGCTTCTTCACCAAGGCGCTGCACGACATGGGCATGCTGGACGCCGTCGAGCCGTTTGCCCGGCTGATGAACCAGGGCCAGGTGATCAACGAAGGCAAGTCGATGAGCAAGTCACTGGGCAACGGGGTCAACCTGGGCGACCAGCTGGACGAGTTCGGTGTCGACGCGATCCGGCTGACGATGGTCTTCGCCGGTCCGCCGGACGACGACATCGACTGGGCCGACCTGTCCCCGGGTGGATCGCTGCGCTTCCTGCAGCGGGCCTGGCGGCTGAGCGGTTCGGTCGAGTCCCCGGTCGGCGCCGATGTCTCCACCGGTGACGTGGCGCTGCGCAAGCTCACCCACCGCACGGTGGCCGACGCGACCGAGCTGATCGAGTCGTACCGGTTCAACGTGATGGTCGCCCGGGTGATGGAGCTGGTGAACGCGACCCGGAAGGCGATCGACTCCGGACCGGGCGCGGCCGACCCCGCAGTACGGGAAGCCGCCGAGACGGTGGCGATCCTGCTGAGCCTGGTCGCGCCGTACACGGCCGAGGACATGTGGGAGAACCTGGGCCACGAGCCGACCGTCGCGAAGGCCGGCTGGCCGAAGGTCGACCCGGCGCTGCTGGTCCAGGACTCGGTCACGGCCGTGGTCCAGATCGCCGGCAAGGTGAAGGAGCGGCTGGAGGTGTCCCCGGACATCACCGACGCCGAGCTGGAGAAGCTGGCGCTGGCCTCCGAGGCGGTTCAGGCCGCGCTGGACGGTCGTGGGATCCGGAAGGTCATCGCCCGCGCGCCGAAGTTGGTCAACATCGTTCCGGCCTGAGACGCTGCCGTATGCGTTCCGAGCTGATCGATGTCGGTACCGGTGACCAGCAGGTCGTTTTCGATCTGACCAGCAAGTGCGAGCAGTTCGTCGCCGCTGAGGCCCATCAGGCCCAGGGCGACGGGCTGCTGCACGTCTTCGTGCCGCACGCGACGGCCGGAGTGGCGATCCTGGAGACGGGAGCGGGCAGCGATACGGATCTGCTCGCCGTACTGGAGCAGCTGCTGCCGCGGGACTTCGAGTGGCAGCACCGGCACGGGTCGGCGGGGCATGGGCGCGATCACGTGCTGCCCGCCTTGATCCCGCCGTACGCGACGGTGCCGGTGATCGGTGGCCGGATGATGCTCGGCAGCTGGCAGTCGATCTGCCTGGTCGACACCAATGTGGACAACCCGCGCCGGCAGGTCCGGCTGTCCTGGCTGCCAAGCTGACGTTTCAAGCTGTTTGTGGACTACCGGGTAATGAAGAATTCCGGTGTTTGGTGACTTATCGTGATGTTGCCTGTCACGTTACGTTCGCGAAACACATCTCCGGTTGACTGTTGCGCATGGCGGCGACGGGGAACTTCCGGGAACAGTGGCTCGGTCTTGGCACCGAACTGGTGGTCCGCGCGACCCGGAGCATCTGCGCCGGCAGCCTCCTGAACGCTGATTCGGGGCGTGCGGTGACCGCCGCCCGGATAGAGGAGTGGGCCGGAGTGCTTTCTCTCTACGAGCCCCAGCTTTCCCTTGTCGAGCCCCAGAACGAGTCCGTGGCCGTACGCGCGACCGCCTGACAATGACATTCTTGCGGCGTCAGTAATTACCTCTCCTCTTTCCTCTGCGTGGTCGGGTCGGACGAAATTCAACCATTCTGTCCGGATCCCGGCGGGACGCTGTGCTGGCGTCCGGGCGGCAGCCGCGTCCAGAATCTGAGAAGGTGTCACGCTATGTTGTGCGAGGGACGTGTGAGGCTCTGAAGGGGTGACGGGCTTTGTCGGACGCGGATGGCCGGGCTGAGGGACGGCGCGACTTTGCTGACCTCTTGCTCGACTTGAGGGTTCAGGCAGGGCTCTCCCAGGAGGAGTTGGCCGACCGGGCCGGACTGAGTGTCCGCACCATCCGTGAGCTCGAGGCAGGCCGGGTCGCGCGGCCACGGAAGGACTCCGCGCGGCTGCTCGCCGAGGGCCTCGGCCTGCGTGACGGCGACGCCGGCAAGTTCCTCGTCGCCGCTGGTCACGCCACTGTTCGGCCCGTGATCGCAGTGGCTGCCCCGGCTCCGGCAGGGCTGCGCTGGCGCGGCACCAGGCCGATCCCGGACGGCCTCGTCGGTCGCGAAACCGAGTTGATCGAGCTGGAGGGGCTGCTGCGGCAGAACCGCCTCGTCACGCTGGTCGGTCCGGGCGGCGTCGGCAAGACCGAGCTGGCTCTGGCCGCGGCCGACCGCTTCTCGGGTGCCGACACGACCGTGGTCGTCGTCGACCTGACCACGGTCCAGCGCGACGCCGCAGTAGCGTCCGCGATCCTCGACGCCTTCGGGACCGCTCCCGGGACGTCCGACCTCGACGATGTACTGGCCGGCCGGAAGCCCGGCGACCTGGTGATCGTGGAGGACAACGCCGAACACGTGCTCGACGGGGTCGCGACGGTGGCCAACCGGATGGTTCGCAGCTACCCCGGCATCGGCGTACTGGTGACGTCGCGGATCCCGCTCGGTCTGCCTCACGAGGTCGTACGCCGGGTGCAGGTGCTCGGCGTACCGGCGAACGACAAGGACTTTGCCGAGATCGCCGCGAGCCCAGCCGTAGAGATGTTCGTACGGCGCGCTGCCCGAGTGCGTCCGGGCTTCCAGCTGACCCAAGAGAACTCGGCGACCGTCGCCCGGCTCTGCCAGCGGCTGGACGGGTTGCCGCTGGCCTTGGAACTGGCGGCCGCGCGGGCCGGGTCCCTGTCCGTGGAGACGATCCTCGCTGCGTTGGACGACAGGTTCCGGCTGCTGTCGGGGCCACGGCGGTTCGGCGCTCCACACCAGCGCACGCTTGCCGACACGATCGCCTGGAGTGTGGACGCGCTGTCCGACCCGGCGCGCCAATTGCTGTATCGCGCGTCGATGCTGGGCTCGCCGTTCACGCTGGACGCGGTGGTCGGCGTCTGCACGGGGCTGCCGATCGAGGCCGCCGACGTACCGATGCTGCTGGCCGAGCTGGTGGACAAGTCCCTGCTGCAGCCGGTGCTGGAGTTCGAGGCGCTGTACGGCGCGCGGTACAAGATGCTGGAGACGATCCGCGAGCACGCGTACGCCGGGTTGTCGTCGCAGGATGAGGACCTGACCGAGTTCCGCGATCGGACGGTCACCTGGTGCTCGACGTACGTGGAAGGGCTGGACGGGGCCTGGTCGAGTCCGGACCGGGACCGGCGGTACCGCGCCGCCAATGCGAACTCGGCCACTTTCGAGGTGGCGCTGGAGCGCGCGGCGGAGTTGGGGGAGTGGGACACGGTTGCGCGGATCGTGCTCGGATTCCGGGTCGCCTGGCAGTACCAGGCAAGCGTTGCGGAGAGCGGGATCCAATGGGCCGGCGCTGCTGCGGAACACGTGACCGACAAGGAGACCAGCGGTCGGTTGCTGGCGATCGCCGGTCGGCTCTCCAACCTCACCGGCGACGTCCGGGCCGCGCGGCGGCACTACGGTGAGGCGCGGACGTTGATGCCGCCCGAGTCGGAGATGGGCTTGGTGGCGCGGGCCGGCTGGGTATCGTCCGGCTCAGTGCTGCTCGACACTGTGAGCCTGGCCGAGATTCCGACGCTGGTAGAGGATGCACGCGGGCATGGTGACCCGCAGCGATCCGCGACCGTGCAGGCGATCTGCGGGCTCGCGCTAGCTCGCTGGGGACGGCTGCCCGAGGCCAAGGAGCTGCTGCTGGCCTGGGCGGCCGCGCTGTCCAACCCGGGGGTCTACCCGGACGAGATCGCGTACATGGCCCTGAGTCGGGTCGAGCTGGAGCTGGGCAACCTGGACGAGGCCCGCCGCTGGGCGGAGCTGGCCAGGGACAGCCAGGCCTCGGACGACCCGGAGCGGACCAAGGTGGCCGGCTGCCTGGCCATGGTGGAGTTCCAGGCCGGCAAGTACGACCAGGCCCGTTCTCTGCTGGACGAGGCGGACGCGGACATCCGTGGCCATCGGGGCTACTTCGACTACCTGGTGATGCTGTACCGCAGCCGGTTGGCCCGGCAGAACGACGACGCGGAGCAGGCTCGCCTGTCGATCCGGGACGCCGTGAGCCGGCTGCTGGCCGAGGGGCGGGTCGTGTACCTGCTGGACGTGCTGCCCGAGGCTGTGGCGGTGCTGCACGCGCTGGGGCAGCACGAGCAGGCTGACCAGCTCTGCGGGCAACTGCTGGCCTGGCAGCGCACGATGGACCCGCCCATGCTCCCGACGGCCTGGGAGGTGCTGCAGGAGTCCTGCGCCCACGCCCCGGTGGCCGACGGCTGGCCTGAGCCCGACCCTGCCGAGTCGGTCCAGCGGCTGGCCGACGACGTACTGACCGCGCTTTCCTGACGCGGATCCCGCCAAGCTGCCGGAGAACTGCCGGTACTTCTGCCTCGTCCTGACATACGGCCGGACACAAGAATTACAGCCGTAGGACAGGTTCCACGAGACAGAGATCCGAGACCGGGTTCGGGCTCACGGCAGGGATTGGGGTGGTGGGCTGTGACGAGGCAAGCGCAGTTCACCGCAGTGCCGGAATGGCTCGAGCAGCAGGAGCAGGCGACGCGGAGTACATCCGGCAACCGGACGGTGGGGGCGCCGATCGGTTGCCGAGAGCTCCGGAGTGCTGCGTCGTGCGGATCTGTCCTACGCGAAACCGGGTGCCGTGCGCCGTCAGGGCACCGGACCCGGGGCGAGGTCCCAGCAGCGGTCAGGCACACGACACAGGGGACGAGTGCTGACTCGGTCGATACGGGAAAGCCGGTGGGTTTGGTCACCCGCCGGTGGGTCGACCGCTGGGATCTCCCGGGGGGAATCGCGGTGAATCGCACAGGGGACGAGTCGCCGCACAGCCGGTACCAAGCGTTGAGGAGCTGACACCGAGGGGGAGTCAGCTCACGGTGAGGTGGAGGCCAGCGGAGGGGTTGGCCGCCACCTCACCGCGCTGCTTTCGCGCCCACCACCCTCCGTCTTCCTCCCGCCCTACCACTCTCTTTCCTCCGGCCCCTACCACTCTCTTTCCTCCGGCCCCACCACTCTCTTTCCTTCCTTCCCTTCGTCTTTATTGCTTCTTGAACAAGGCCGCCTTGTCGAAGGCGTAGCCGACCATCCAGCTGGGTTGCAGCCGGCAGTAGGCGATGTCCGGACCCCAGCTGCTCGGCGAACTCCCGTAGTGCGCGGTCAGATGCGCCTCGATCTCGGCGAAGTCCGGATGCTCGGGGGTGAGGAATTCCACGTCCCCATGGCTGAACACCCCGATCCGCTCGCCGTCGACGTACGAGAGGCTTGCGGCGGGCCTGGCTCGCAGATGCCGCACCTTGGCCGCCGTACCGGAGGTCGTGAACACCCACCGCGTGTGCAGGAAGTGTCCGTCGACCGCGCTGATCCGCGGCTCGTTGTGGGCCGTCACAGTGGCCAGATTGAGCGTGCACATGCCGGTCAGGACCTGAACCAGTTCCTGGGCGTCCAGGTGCCGCTCGTCCTTGATGATGTTGCGGAGACGCTCGGTCGACCTCTCGTAGGCCGCATCCAGTAGGCGCTGCAGGTCGGCGATTTCCTCGGGGGTGTCCAACATGCTTCGCAGTCTGACACCAGGCACGGACGAAAACTGTCCGGTAACCTCGCTGCATGTCAGCCCGCGTGCACGTCGTCACCGACTCCACCGCGGGTCTGTCGGCGCACGAGGTGCTCCGGCTCCCGCTGACCGTCGTACCGCTCCAGGTCGTGATCGGCGGGATCTCGTACGACGACGGTGCCACCAGCGCGGATGCGGTCGCGGAGGCGCTCAAGACGTTCACCCCGGTTTCGACCAGCCGGCCGGCTCCGCAGTCGTTCGCCGATACGTATGCCGCATGCGCCGCCGACGGCGCTGAGGCCATCGTTTCGATCCACTTGTCCGGGGACATGTCCGGCACGTTCGAGGCGGCGATGATCGGCGCGAAGGAGTCGCCGATCCCGGTCCGCGTGGTCGATTCGCGGTCGCTCGGGATGGGGCTCGGGTTCCCGGTTCTCGCGGCAGCCGCTGCCGCTGCCGCCGGCGCGGACCAGGCCGGCGTCGAGGCGGCCGCCCGGGCCCGGATGTCGGCGGTGTCGTCGTACTTCTACGTGGACACCCTCGAGTACTTGCGCCGCGGCGGCCGAATCGGTGCCGCCCAAGCCCTTTTCGGTACTGCGCTCGCGGTCAAACCACTCCTGACCATCAGCGGCGGCCGAATCGTGCCACTCGAAAAAGTCCGTACGTCGAGCCGCGCGATCGCCCGTCTGGCCGACATCGCCGTCCAGCGAGCCGGCGACGGCCCGGTCCAACTGGCAGTCCACCATCTCGCCAACCTGGACAAGGCCCAAACCCTCGCCGACGGCCTCGCCGACCGCCTGCCCCAAGCCGACGAAATAGTCCTCCGCGAAGTAGGCGCCGTCATCGGCGCGCACGTGGGCCCCGGCCTCCTCGCCGTCGTGGTAGCCCCGCACTAGCACCGCCCACCTCGGCCCCGTCCTCGGGCGCCCGCCCTCGGTTGCGTTTTCCACAGGCTTGAAATTGATCCGGCCGGAGGGCCGAACCCTCGTACTTTCTCTGGCGTGAAGGTCAGACGCCGCACCCCAGCACCCGACCCAGGCGGTCGCCTGCGTGCCCTCGCCCGGCTGAACGCGGCCACGCCGGGAGCGGTGCGACGTGTGCCGCCGGCGAGCGTCGAGCAGCTGCAGAGCGTCGAGCTGCTGGCGAGTGGTGGGCAGAGGGCGAGCGCTGGGCTGCTGGGGAGTGATGACGAGGTGGGGAGTGATGAGGAGGTGCGAGGTGGATGGATTCCCGAAAGCGTGGTGCCCGAACGACTCCGCGGCAGCCGATGGGCCCTGGCCCCGCGGCACGTCGCCGTGGTCGCCATCATCCTGCTGCTCGGCTTGGTCTGGGCAGGCTGGTCGCTCTTCCACAGCCGACCCGAAGTCATCCCCGACGCACACCCGTCACCGCCCTCAGCAGTGGGCGGATCACCCGTCACCCAACCATCAACTCCCGGTGCCCCAACCCCATCTCCATCGCCCCAGGAGCTCGTCGTGGACGTAGCAGGCAAAGTCCGCCGCCCCGGCCTGGTGCGAGCCAAGCCCGGCTCCCGAGTAGCCGACGTGCTCGCCCTGGCCGGCGGAGCCCTGCCCGGCGTCGACCTGACCAGCCTCAACCTCGCCCGCCAGGTCTCCGACGGCGAACAAATCCTCGTAGGCATCCCAGGCAACGCCCCACCACCCACAACCCCAGGCCCCGCCACCACCCCCGGCGCCGAGCCTCCAACCGCAACCCCCGTAGACCTCAACAAAGCAACCCTCGCCGACCTGGAGGCCCTCCCCGGAGTCGGCCCAGTCCTGGCCCAGCGAATCCTCGACTGGCGAACAGAACACGGCCGCTTCACCACAATCGACGAACTCCAGGAGGTCACCGGAGTAGGCGAGAAGAAATTCGAATCCCTGAAACCCCATGTCCACGTCTAACCCCACCCCACCACCGGACGAGCCACCCGCTGTACCCGTGCCCTCGCTGGGGGAGGTGGCGGACCGATCCACTTCATCGCCTGTGGTGTCTGGGCAGGCGGAGGTGGAGCCGTGGGATGTGCGGCTGCTGGTTCCGGCGGGTGCGGGTTGGGCGACCGCGGTGATTTTGATCGGTCAGCACCCACTGGCGGGGGTGCTGACCGGCACAATCGCGCTCCTGCTCGCCGGTGTCCTGTTCGTGGGATTCCGGCGAGGTCCGGTCGTCGTGACGGCTGTCGGGGTGACTGTCGTAGTGGCGGGCATGGCGTTCGCAGCCGCCTTGCAAGTGCAGAGCCTTCGAGCCGGGCCAGTGCGGGAGCTGGCATCGACCGAGGCAGCAGTGAAGGTCCGGTTGAAGATCGACGGCGACCCAGCCGTCCGGAGTACTACAAGCAGGCGACCGCCGTACGTGGTGGTTCGTGCGACGATCGAGGAGATAACTGGGCGAGGACAGACAACGCGAGTGCGTACGCCGGTGCTGGTGATCGGATCAGTTCAGTGGAAGGACGTCCGGTTCGGCCAACATCTCGAAGCGGGCGGCCGATTAGGACCGGTCGAGTCGGGTTCCGACGTCGCCGCCATGCTCTCGGCACGAGCAGCCCCGAAGGTTCTCGACGAACCATCCTGGTGGCTGCGAGCCGCCGAACGAGTACGACTCGGGCTCCGGCAAGCAGTCGCCGGCGAGCCGGAGGCCGTGCGTGGCTTGGTTCCAGCCCTGGTGATGGGTGACGAATCCGCCCTGCCGACCGAGCTGGCCGACGACTTCAAAGTCACCGGCTTGACCCACCTGTCGGCCGTCTCGGGTACGAACCTCACCCTCCTACTCGCGTTCGTCCTACCGCTTGCCCGGCTGCTCGGAGTCCGCGCCCGCGGGCTCAACATCGTCGGCCTCGCGATGGTGGCCGTGTTCGTCGTACTCGCACGCCCCCAGCCAAGCGTCCTGCGCGCCGCCGTCATGGGCTTGGTCGCATTGGCCGCGATGACAAGCAGCGGCGGTCGACGAAGAGCGGTGCGCACCTTGTCGGTCGCAGTTCTCGCCCTACTCCTACTCGACACCTCACTAGCAAGATCTGCCGGTTTCGCCCTGTCGGTACTAGCCACCGCCGGCATCGTGCTCCTCGGCCCAACCTGGCGCGACGCACTGGCCACCTGGATGCCGGTACGCTTAGCTGAAGCGATCGCCTGCCCGCTAGCCGCGCAGATCGCCTGTACTCCGGTGGTCGCGTGGCTGTCGGGTCAGGTCTCGCTGGTGGCAGTAGCGGCAAACCTCCTCGCCGGACCAGCCGTAGGCCCCGCCACGATCATCGGATTCGGCACGGCCGGTATCGCCTTGCTGAGCGCAGATCTGGCTCGCCTGGCCGGTTGGGTCGCGGGCTGGCCGGCGCGCTGGATCATCCTCATCGCTCAGCAAGGAGCAGATCTCCCAGGCGCCGCGAGTGCTTGGCCCGCCACGGTGATCGGCGTCGGCGTACTCACGCTGCTCTGCCTCGCCCTGATCATCGGCCTGCACCGCATCCTCGCGAAGCCGATCGCCGTGGTGCTGGCCGTAGTACTAGTTGCTGTCGTCGTACTTCGCCCAGTCGGTTCGCTCACCTGGCCGCCAAAGGGCTGGCTTCTCGTGGCTTGCGATGTGGGCCAAGGCGACGGCCTCGTACTGCGAATTGGCGGCGACGCAGCGATCGTCGTGGACACCGGCCCGGATCCCGCGGTCATGGACCATTGCTTGCGCGAGTTGCAGGTGACGCATGTGCCCGTGCTTGTCTTCACGCACTTCCACGCGGACCACGTCGGGGGACTGGCCGGAGTACTGCATGGTCGCAAGGTCGACGAGATCGAGATGACGCCGTACTTCTCACCTGCTGCCGAGTACAGGCGCGTTGCCGAGTTGGCGGAGCTGCATCGGATACCGCTGCGGACGGTCGCGTTCCACGAGCAGCGGTCGGTCGGTCCGGTGAGCTGGACCGCTCTCTGGCCGGCGCGGGTTCCCGCTCTGCCGCAGTCGGGCCGATCTTCGGCGACGCCGACCGATGAGGGGTCGCCGGAGAACAACGCCAGCATCGCGATGATGGTCCAGGTCTCCGGCCTGCGTCTGCTCCTGACCGGCGACCTCGAACCAGAGTCCCAACGAGCCGTCCTGGCCACGGGGGTCGACCTCAGAGCCGACGTACTCAAGGTCCCGCACCACGGCTCCGCCCAGCAGGACCCCATTTTCATCCAGTCCACCGGCGCCAAACTCGCCCTCATCTCCGCCGGTATCGACAACGACTACGGCCACCCGGCCCCCCGCACCCTCGACCTCCTCACCCACGCAGGCATGACCATCGCCCGAACCGACATCCAGGGCTCCCTCGCCGTCCTGACCACCGACCAGCACCTCTCCCTCACCACCCACCGGTGACCTCCTCGCTGTTGACCGCCGACCAACACCTCTCTCACCGCCCACCGGTGACCTGTCCCGCCTCCGATCAGCAGGCGGGCCGTGGGGGTGTCGTGGATTGTCGGCGCGGCGTGGGATGCTGACGGGCGTTATGGCAGCTCGAAAGAATTCCGCGCCCAAGCTCGGCGACGTCCTGCTGGTGACGGGCGCCGAGACGTTCCTGGCCGACCGGGCGGTCCGTTCCGCGATCGTGGCAGTGTCGAAGGACACCGCCGACGTGGAGGTGACCGACGTCGCCGCGGCCGATCTCGATGTCGGGGTGTTCGCCGAGCTGACCGGCCCCTCGCTGTTCGCGACCGAGCGAGTCCTCGTACTGCGGGCGCTCGAGACCCTGCCTGCGGAGATGGTGCCGCACCTGTTGGAGTACGCAGGTTCGCCGGCTGACGATGTGCTGGTGGTCCTCGTGCACTCAGGTGGGCAGAAGGGCAAGGCGGTCCTCGACAAGTTGCGGAAGGCCTCGGTCAACGAAGTGGTCGCGACCGCGCCGAAGACCTGGGAGCTGCCCCAGTTCGTGCTCGGTGAGGTTCGGCTTCTGAAAGGGAGCATCGACGAGCGTGGTGCGACCGCTCTTGTCGATGCCGTTGGACACGACCTGCGGGCGCTTGCCGGTGCGTGTTCGCAACTGGTGTCGGACTCCGACGGGCAGCCGATCAACCAGGACCTGATCAGTCAGTACTTCGGCGGTCGCGCCGAGGTGACCAGCTTCGCCGTTGCCGACGCCGCGATCGCGGGCCGGACGGAGCCTGCGCTCGAACAGTTGCGCTGGGCGTTGGACTGCGGAGTCGCGTCAGTCCTCGTCACCAGCGCGATGGCTGGTGGGCTCCGCGGGCTGGCGAAGTACACGAGTGCGCCAAGTGGTCTTCGCGAGGCAGACCTGGCCCGCGAGGTCGGCGTACCGCCGTGGAAGCTGAAGACCCTGAAGCAACAAGCCCGCGGCTGGACCGCAGGCGGCCTGGCCACCGCCATCAAGGCGGTCGCCCAAGCAGACGCCGACGTCAAAGGCGCCTCCGGCGACGCCGGCTACGCCCTCGAGCGAATGGTGATCACAGTCAGCCGCGCCCACGGCCGCCGCTAACCCCCTACAGATTTAGGGGACCGACCGCCACTGAACCCAACAGGTTCAGGGTCCAGCCGGCGCTGAACTCAGCAGGTTTTTGGGGACGCAAAAACGATCGGCCTGGTCCGGTGGCGGATAGGCCGATCGTCAGGGCGCGATCAGAGAGAAGCGGCCTTCTTGAAGATGGACGACTTCCGGTTGGCGGCCTGGTTGGCGTGGATAACGCCCTTGCTGGCAGCCTTGTCGAGCAGGCGAGCCGCCACGCGGGCGTTCTCCTGCGCCTTCGGGGCATCGCCGGCGTCGGCGGCCTCACGGAAGCGGCGAACTGCCGTCTTGAGGGTCGACTTCACAGACTTGTTGCGAAGCCGCGCATCCTCGTTCTGGCGGTTGCGCTTGATCTGGGACTTGATGTTCGCCACGGAGCAGAGCCTCGATCAGGAGTTTGCGGTTAAGACAGGAAAGGTGGTGCGTGCACGGGTGAGTAGCAAACGCACACGCGCGAAGAGACAGACTAGCAAGAAGCCCTGATCAGCACCAAACCGAGCAACGCTACCGACGCCTGCCTTCGACACCCCCAACCCTACAGCCGCAGCCTAGAGAGACCGCACCGCCAACCGCAGCCTGGCCGCTCACAGAGGCGAAGGTGGCCTGCCGCCTGCCGCCTGCCGCCTACCGCCTGCCGCGAAGGTGGATGCCGCGCTGCCGGCGGTGGTGAGCTGATGGTGAGGGCTAGTGGTCCCTGGGGGAGGTGGGGATTCGGCGGTGGATTTCAGGGCGTTGAGGGTGTGATGGATGCCGGTGACGTTGCGTGTGTTGCGGTTGCCGAAGATGAGGCTGAACGGGCGGCGGAGGACGGCGGGGCGGTGGGTGCATTCGGGGCTCCATTCGCCCATTCGGGGGAGGTCGCTGACCAGTGCGTAGAGGTGGTCCGGCGGGGCCTCGACGGTGATGGATGCCTCGAAGTCCGGCGTGTCGGTCCTTCCGTGGTGACGGTGATTCCCCGTGACACGTACTGGACTGAGCGTGACATCGGCGAGGGGCAGCGGCATACTCGGCCCCCATGTCGTCCTCCGCCCGCGTACGTCGTACGGCCGGTCTGCTGATTTTCGCAGTCTTCGCCGCCACCACCACAGCCCTCGCCGTCGCCGGCTCCGCCACCGCGTCGAGCCAGAGCGTCGCGGCGAGCCAGAGCGTCGCGGCGAGTCAGGGGCGGGCGCAGGTGGAGCGGGTCGGCCAGGGAACCGGTGTGCCGGAGTCGGTGACTGGGGTTTATCTGGTTCAGCTCGATGATTCGCCGGTTGCGGAGTATGACGGCGACATCGGCGGGCTGCCCGCGACGCGGGTTGTTCCTGGTGGCAAGTTGTTGAGGCAGGCCGCGCCGGTGCTCTCGTATGTGGA
It encodes:
- the rpsT gene encoding 30S ribosomal protein S20, whose translation is MANIKSQIKRNRQNEDARLRNKSVKSTLKTAVRRFREAADAGDAPKAQENARVAARLLDKAASKGVIHANQAANRKSSIFKKAASL
- a CDS encoding ComEC/Rec2 family competence protein — translated: MSGQAEVEPWDVRLLVPAGAGWATAVILIGQHPLAGVLTGTIALLLAGVLFVGFRRGPVVVTAVGVTVVVAGMAFAAALQVQSLRAGPVRELASTEAAVKVRLKIDGDPAVRSTTSRRPPYVVVRATIEEITGRGQTTRVRTPVLVIGSVQWKDVRFGQHLEAGGRLGPVESGSDVAAMLSARAAPKVLDEPSWWLRAAERVRLGLRQAVAGEPEAVRGLVPALVMGDESALPTELADDFKVTGLTHLSAVSGTNLTLLLAFVLPLARLLGVRARGLNIVGLAMVAVFVVLARPQPSVLRAAVMGLVALAAMTSSGGRRRAVRTLSVAVLALLLLDTSLARSAGFALSVLATAGIVLLGPTWRDALATWMPVRLAEAIACPLAAQIACTPVVAWLSGQVSLVAVAANLLAGPAVGPATIIGFGTAGIALLSADLARLAGWVAGWPARWIILIAQQGADLPGAASAWPATVIGVGVLTLLCLALIIGLHRILAKPIAVVLAVVLVAVVVLRPVGSLTWPPKGWLLVACDVGQGDGLVLRIGGDAAIVVDTGPDPAVMDHCLRELQVTHVPVLVFTHFHADHVGGLAGVLHGRKVDEIEMTPYFSPAAEYRRVAELAELHRIPLRTVAFHEQRSVGPVSWTALWPARVPALPQSGRSSATPTDEGSPENNASIAMMVQVSGLRLLLTGDLEPESQRAVLATGVDLRADVLKVPHHGSAQQDPIFIQSTGAKLALISAGIDNDYGHPAPRTLDLLTHAGMTIARTDIQGSLAVLTTDQHLSLTTHR
- a CDS encoding DegV family protein: MSARVHVVTDSTAGLSAHEVLRLPLTVVPLQVVIGGISYDDGATSADAVAEALKTFTPVSTSRPAPQSFADTYAACAADGAEAIVSIHLSGDMSGTFEAAMIGAKESPIPVRVVDSRSLGMGLGFPVLAAAAAAAAGADQAGVEAAARARMSAVSSYFYVDTLEYLRRGGRIGAAQALFGTALAVKPLLTISGGRIVPLEKVRTSSRAIARLADIAVQRAGDGPVQLAVHHLANLDKAQTLADGLADRLPQADEIVLREVGAVIGAHVGPGLLAVVVAPH
- a CDS encoding pyridoxamine 5'-phosphate oxidase family protein, whose translation is MLDTPEEIADLQRLLDAAYERSTERLRNIIKDERHLDAQELVQVLTGMCTLNLATVTAHNEPRISAVDGHFLHTRWVFTTSGTAAKVRHLRARPAASLSYVDGERIGVFSHGDVEFLTPEHPDFAEIEAHLTAHYGSSPSSWGPDIAYCRLQPSWMVGYAFDKAALFKKQ
- a CDS encoding YjbQ family protein; its protein translation is MRSELIDVGTGDQQVVFDLTSKCEQFVAAEAHQAQGDGLLHVFVPHATAGVAILETGAGSDTDLLAVLEQLLPRDFEWQHRHGSAGHGRDHVLPALIPPYATVPVIGGRMMLGSWQSICLVDTNVDNPRRQVRLSWLPS
- a CDS encoding ATP-binding protein, which gives rise to MLDLRVQAGLSQEELADRAGLSVRTIRELEAGRVARPRKDSARLLAEGLGLRDGDAGKFLVAAGHATVRPVIAVAAPAPAGLRWRGTRPIPDGLVGRETELIELEGLLRQNRLVTLVGPGGVGKTELALAAADRFSGADTTVVVVDLTTVQRDAAVASAILDAFGTAPGTSDLDDVLAGRKPGDLVIVEDNAEHVLDGVATVANRMVRSYPGIGVLVTSRIPLGLPHEVVRRVQVLGVPANDKDFAEIAASPAVEMFVRRAARVRPGFQLTQENSATVARLCQRLDGLPLALELAAARAGSLSVETILAALDDRFRLLSGPRRFGAPHQRTLADTIAWSVDALSDPARQLLYRASMLGSPFTLDAVVGVCTGLPIEAADVPMLLAELVDKSLLQPVLEFEALYGARYKMLETIREHAYAGLSSQDEDLTEFRDRTVTWCSTYVEGLDGAWSSPDRDRRYRAANANSATFEVALERAAELGEWDTVARIVLGFRVAWQYQASVAESGIQWAGAAAEHVTDKETSGRLLAIAGRLSNLTGDVRAARRHYGEARTLMPPESEMGLVARAGWVSSGSVLLDTVSLAEIPTLVEDARGHGDPQRSATVQAICGLALARWGRLPEAKELLLAWAAALSNPGVYPDEIAYMALSRVELELGNLDEARRWAELARDSQASDDPERTKVAGCLAMVEFQAGKYDQARSLLDEADADIRGHRGYFDYLVMLYRSRLARQNDDAEQARLSIRDAVSRLLAEGRVVYLLDVLPEAVAVLHALGQHEQADQLCGQLLAWQRTMDPPMLPTAWEVLQESCAHAPVADGWPEPDPAESVQRLADDVLTALS
- a CDS encoding ComEA family DNA-binding protein; protein product: MKVRRRTPAPDPGGRLRALARLNAATPGAVRRVPPASVEQLQSVELLASGGQRASAGLLGSDDEVGSDEEVRGGWIPESVVPERLRGSRWALAPRHVAVVAIILLLGLVWAGWSLFHSRPEVIPDAHPSPPSAVGGSPVTQPSTPGAPTPSPSPQELVVDVAGKVRRPGLVRAKPGSRVADVLALAGGALPGVDLTSLNLARQVSDGEQILVGIPGNAPPPTTPGPATTPGAEPPTATPVDLNKATLADLEALPGVGPVLAQRILDWRTEHGRFTTIDELQEVTGVGEKKFESLKPHVHV
- the holA gene encoding DNA polymerase III subunit delta, with translation MAARKNSAPKLGDVLLVTGAETFLADRAVRSAIVAVSKDTADVEVTDVAAADLDVGVFAELTGPSLFATERVLVLRALETLPAEMVPHLLEYAGSPADDVLVVLVHSGGQKGKAVLDKLRKASVNEVVATAPKTWELPQFVLGEVRLLKGSIDERGATALVDAVGHDLRALAGACSQLVSDSDGQPINQDLISQYFGGRAEVTSFAVADAAIAGRTEPALEQLRWALDCGVASVLVTSAMAGGLRGLAKYTSAPSGLREADLAREVGVPPWKLKTLKQQARGWTAGGLATAIKAVAQADADVKGASGDAGYALERMVITVSRAHGRR